From a single Larimichthys crocea isolate SSNF chromosome XIII, L_crocea_2.0, whole genome shotgun sequence genomic region:
- the pdcd6ip gene encoding programmed cell death 6-interacting protein isoform X2, translating to MATFISVPLKKSSEVDLVKPLAKFVTASYPAGEEQAEYVRAVEELNKLRRNALGRPLDKHESSLEILLRYYDQLCAVEPKFPFSENQLCLTFTWKDAFDKGSLFGGSVKLALASLGYEKTCVLFNAAALASQIASEQNLDNDEGLKVAAKYYQLASGAFGHIKDTVLSALNREPTMDISPETVGTLSHIMLAQAQEVLFLKATSDKMKDAVIAKLANQAADFYGDAFKQCQYKDNLPKEVLPVLAAKHCIMQANAELHQSILAKQKKRFGEEIARLQHAAELVKTVASRYDEYVSVKDLTERINRALTAAKKDNDFIYHDRVPEVKDLEHIGKAALVRATTITPPLSQKFTDLFEKMVPMAVQQSMSIYNQRKAETVNRLVGTMREATNLCNGVLASLNLPAALEDLSGDSIPQSIAEKSRSIVQQGGLQTIEQLIKDLPELLTRNREILDESLKMLDDEETTDNDLRSKFNQRWNRTPSGDLYKPLRAEGANFRNILDKAVQADQVVKDRYSTHCDMITLLCKPENELTAAIPSANPTKTLQGSEVVNVLRSQLAQLDEIKKERETMEGEIKSVTFDMSVTFLTALARDGAISEEQLSVSQLDQLYGTYNQRVQASLRSQEDLLGQVQTSHQEFSSLKQSNTEANQREEVLKKLASAHDSYVEISSNLREGTKFYNDLTEILLKFQNKCSDIVFARKTERDELLKELQQSIAREPSAPSFNVPAYQSTPAGPPGNPTPAPRTVFNPQAQQQPQAKPQPPARPPPPSFTPQAASTTPTNAPPTGPPTGPPTSNPPPVAPPNQAQGPPYPTYQGYPGYFQMPMGYNPYAYGQYNMPYMHVAPGQGGYPGAPPAGQPYPGYPQQPPQQQPYYPQQ from the exons atACTACGACCAGCTGTGTGCTGTCGAGCCCAAGTTTCCCTTCTCTGAAAACCAG CTCTGCTTAACCTTCACATGGAAGGATGCCTTTGATAAAGGATCACTGTTCGGTGGCTCAGTCAAGCTCG CTTTGGCCAGTTTGGGCTACGAGAAGACATGTGTCCTGTTCAACGCAGCAGCGCTGGCCAGTCAGATCGCCTCAGAGCAGAACCTGGACAATGATGAAGGACTGAAGGTTGCAGCCAAATACTATCAG CTGGCCAGCGGAGCATTCGGCCACATCAAGGACACCGTGCTGTCGGCACTGAACAGGGAGCCAACCATGGACATCTCCCCCGAAACTGTGGGTACCCTGAGCCACATCATGCTGGCCCAGGCCCAGGAGGTCCTCTTCCTCAAAGCCACCTCAG ATAAGATGAAAGATGCTGTCATCGCAAAGCTGGCCAATCAGGCAGCAGATTTCTACGGCGACGCCTTCAAGCAGTGCCAGTACAAAGACAACCTTCCCAAG gaagTTTTGCCGGTGCTGGCGGCCAAGCACTGCATCATGCAAGCCAACGCCGAGTTGCACCAGAGCATCCTGGCCAAGCAGAAGAAGCGATTTGGAGAGGAGATCGCTCGCCTGCAG CACGCGGCAGAGCTGGTGAAGACGGTGGCGTCTCGCTATGATGAGTATGTGAGCGTTAAGGACCTGACTGAAAGGATCAATCGAGCTCTCACCGCAGCCAAGAAAGACAATGACTTTATCTACCACGATCGCGTGCCTGAGGTCAAGGATCTGGAACACATTGGCAAGGCAGCGTTGGTCAGAGCCACCACCATCACACCTCCACTTAGCCAGAAATTCACAG ACTTGTTTGAGAAGATGGTCCCCATGGCGGTGCAGCAGTCCATGAGCATTTACAACCAGAGGAAGGCTGAGACGGTGAACAGACTGGTGGGAACAATGAGGGAGGCCACCAATCTGTGCAACGG AGTGTTGGCATCCCTAAACCTGCCAGCTGCTCTGGAGGATCTGTCAGGAGACTCTATCCCACAATCCATTGCTGAGAAGTCCCGGTCCATCGTGCAGCAGGGAGGACTGCAGACCATCGAGCAGCTAATCAAAGACCTGCCCGAGCTTCTGACCCGCAACAGAGAGATTCTGGACGAG TCTCTGAAGATGCTGGACGATGAAGAGACGACAGACAACGATCTGAGAAGCAAGTTCAACCAGCGCTGGAACAGAACCCCCTCTGGAGACCTGTACAAGCCACTCCGTgcag AGGGAGCTAACTTCCGCAACATCTTGGACAAGGCCGTGCAGGCGGACCAGGTCGTGAAGGACCGCTACAGCACCCACTGTGACATGATCACCCTGCTGTGTAAACCAGAGAACGAGCTCACCGCTGCCATCCCCTCTGCCAACCCGACCAAGACACTGCAGGGCAGCGAG GTGGTGAACGTGCTGCGCTCTCAGCTCGCCCAGCTCGACGAGAttaagaaggagagggagaccATGGAGGGAGAGATCAAGTCCGTGACCTTCGACATGTCTGTTACCTTCCTGACGGCGCTCGCCCGGGACGGAGCCATCAGCGAggagcagctgtctgtctccCAGCTTGACCAGTTGTATGGTACCTACAACCAGAGGGTACAGGCCAGCCTCCGCTCACAGGAAGATCTGCTGGGACAAGTTCAG ACATCCCACCAGGAGTTCAGCAGTCTGAAACAGTCCAACACGGAGGCCAACCAGAGGGAGGAGGTGCTGAAGAAGCTGGCTTCAGCCCATGACAGCTACGTTGAGATCAGCAGCAACCTGCGCGAAGGCACCAAG TTCTACAACGACTTGACAGAAATCCTGCTTAAGTTCCAGAACAAATGCAGCGACATCGTTTTCGCCCGCAAAACAGAGCGGGATGAACTACTTAA ggagctgcagcagagcatCGCCCGAGAGCCTAGTGCTCCGTCCTTCAACGTCCCCGCCTATCAGAGCACCCCAGCCGGCCCCCCTGGCAACCCAACCCCTGCACCCAGGACCGTGTTT AATCCTCAAGcccagcagcagcctcaggCAAAGCCTCAGCCACCAGCCAGGCCTCCTCCACCGAGCTTCACCCCTCAGGCGGCTTCCACCACTCCCACCAACGCACCACCTACTGGCCCTCCTACTGGCCCTCCCACCAGCAACCCACCACCTGTGGCTCCACCAAACCAGGCCCAGGGACCACCTTACCCCACCTACCAGGGTTATCCAGG GTACTTCCAGATGCCTATGGGCTACAACCCCTATGCTTACGGCCAGTACAACATGCCCTACATGCACGTCGCTCCGGGACAGGGTGGCTACCCAGGTGCCCCTCCTGCTGGACAGCCCTACCCTGGCTACCCCCAGCAACCCCCTCAGCAGCAGCCCTACTACCCTCAGCAATaa
- the pdcd6ip gene encoding programmed cell death 6-interacting protein isoform X1 — MATFISVPLKKSSEVDLVKPLAKFVTASYPAGEEQAEYVRAVEELNKLRRNALGRPLDKHESSLEILLRYYDQLCAVEPKFPFSENQLCLTFTWKDAFDKGSLFGGSVKLALASLGYEKTCVLFNAAALASQIASEQNLDNDEGLKVAAKYYQLASGAFGHIKDTVLSALNREPTMDISPETVGTLSHIMLAQAQEVLFLKATSDKMKDAVIAKLANQAADFYGDAFKQCQYKDNLPKYFYFQEVLPVLAAKHCIMQANAELHQSILAKQKKRFGEEIARLQHAAELVKTVASRYDEYVSVKDLTERINRALTAAKKDNDFIYHDRVPEVKDLEHIGKAALVRATTITPPLSQKFTDLFEKMVPMAVQQSMSIYNQRKAETVNRLVGTMREATNLCNGVLASLNLPAALEDLSGDSIPQSIAEKSRSIVQQGGLQTIEQLIKDLPELLTRNREILDESLKMLDDEETTDNDLRSKFNQRWNRTPSGDLYKPLRAEGANFRNILDKAVQADQVVKDRYSTHCDMITLLCKPENELTAAIPSANPTKTLQGSEVVNVLRSQLAQLDEIKKERETMEGEIKSVTFDMSVTFLTALARDGAISEEQLSVSQLDQLYGTYNQRVQASLRSQEDLLGQVQTSHQEFSSLKQSNTEANQREEVLKKLASAHDSYVEISSNLREGTKFYNDLTEILLKFQNKCSDIVFARKTERDELLKELQQSIAREPSAPSFNVPAYQSTPAGPPGNPTPAPRTVFNPQAQQQPQAKPQPPARPPPPSFTPQAASTTPTNAPPTGPPTGPPTSNPPPVAPPNQAQGPPYPTYQGYPGYFQMPMGYNPYAYGQYNMPYMHVAPGQGGYPGAPPAGQPYPGYPQQPPQQQPYYPQQ; from the exons atACTACGACCAGCTGTGTGCTGTCGAGCCCAAGTTTCCCTTCTCTGAAAACCAG CTCTGCTTAACCTTCACATGGAAGGATGCCTTTGATAAAGGATCACTGTTCGGTGGCTCAGTCAAGCTCG CTTTGGCCAGTTTGGGCTACGAGAAGACATGTGTCCTGTTCAACGCAGCAGCGCTGGCCAGTCAGATCGCCTCAGAGCAGAACCTGGACAATGATGAAGGACTGAAGGTTGCAGCCAAATACTATCAG CTGGCCAGCGGAGCATTCGGCCACATCAAGGACACCGTGCTGTCGGCACTGAACAGGGAGCCAACCATGGACATCTCCCCCGAAACTGTGGGTACCCTGAGCCACATCATGCTGGCCCAGGCCCAGGAGGTCCTCTTCCTCAAAGCCACCTCAG ATAAGATGAAAGATGCTGTCATCGCAAAGCTGGCCAATCAGGCAGCAGATTTCTACGGCGACGCCTTCAAGCAGTGCCAGTACAAAGACAACCTTCCCAAG tatttttattttcaggaagTTTTGCCGGTGCTGGCGGCCAAGCACTGCATCATGCAAGCCAACGCCGAGTTGCACCAGAGCATCCTGGCCAAGCAGAAGAAGCGATTTGGAGAGGAGATCGCTCGCCTGCAG CACGCGGCAGAGCTGGTGAAGACGGTGGCGTCTCGCTATGATGAGTATGTGAGCGTTAAGGACCTGACTGAAAGGATCAATCGAGCTCTCACCGCAGCCAAGAAAGACAATGACTTTATCTACCACGATCGCGTGCCTGAGGTCAAGGATCTGGAACACATTGGCAAGGCAGCGTTGGTCAGAGCCACCACCATCACACCTCCACTTAGCCAGAAATTCACAG ACTTGTTTGAGAAGATGGTCCCCATGGCGGTGCAGCAGTCCATGAGCATTTACAACCAGAGGAAGGCTGAGACGGTGAACAGACTGGTGGGAACAATGAGGGAGGCCACCAATCTGTGCAACGG AGTGTTGGCATCCCTAAACCTGCCAGCTGCTCTGGAGGATCTGTCAGGAGACTCTATCCCACAATCCATTGCTGAGAAGTCCCGGTCCATCGTGCAGCAGGGAGGACTGCAGACCATCGAGCAGCTAATCAAAGACCTGCCCGAGCTTCTGACCCGCAACAGAGAGATTCTGGACGAG TCTCTGAAGATGCTGGACGATGAAGAGACGACAGACAACGATCTGAGAAGCAAGTTCAACCAGCGCTGGAACAGAACCCCCTCTGGAGACCTGTACAAGCCACTCCGTgcag AGGGAGCTAACTTCCGCAACATCTTGGACAAGGCCGTGCAGGCGGACCAGGTCGTGAAGGACCGCTACAGCACCCACTGTGACATGATCACCCTGCTGTGTAAACCAGAGAACGAGCTCACCGCTGCCATCCCCTCTGCCAACCCGACCAAGACACTGCAGGGCAGCGAG GTGGTGAACGTGCTGCGCTCTCAGCTCGCCCAGCTCGACGAGAttaagaaggagagggagaccATGGAGGGAGAGATCAAGTCCGTGACCTTCGACATGTCTGTTACCTTCCTGACGGCGCTCGCCCGGGACGGAGCCATCAGCGAggagcagctgtctgtctccCAGCTTGACCAGTTGTATGGTACCTACAACCAGAGGGTACAGGCCAGCCTCCGCTCACAGGAAGATCTGCTGGGACAAGTTCAG ACATCCCACCAGGAGTTCAGCAGTCTGAAACAGTCCAACACGGAGGCCAACCAGAGGGAGGAGGTGCTGAAGAAGCTGGCTTCAGCCCATGACAGCTACGTTGAGATCAGCAGCAACCTGCGCGAAGGCACCAAG TTCTACAACGACTTGACAGAAATCCTGCTTAAGTTCCAGAACAAATGCAGCGACATCGTTTTCGCCCGCAAAACAGAGCGGGATGAACTACTTAA ggagctgcagcagagcatCGCCCGAGAGCCTAGTGCTCCGTCCTTCAACGTCCCCGCCTATCAGAGCACCCCAGCCGGCCCCCCTGGCAACCCAACCCCTGCACCCAGGACCGTGTTT AATCCTCAAGcccagcagcagcctcaggCAAAGCCTCAGCCACCAGCCAGGCCTCCTCCACCGAGCTTCACCCCTCAGGCGGCTTCCACCACTCCCACCAACGCACCACCTACTGGCCCTCCTACTGGCCCTCCCACCAGCAACCCACCACCTGTGGCTCCACCAAACCAGGCCCAGGGACCACCTTACCCCACCTACCAGGGTTATCCAGG GTACTTCCAGATGCCTATGGGCTACAACCCCTATGCTTACGGCCAGTACAACATGCCCTACATGCACGTCGCTCCGGGACAGGGTGGCTACCCAGGTGCCCCTCCTGCTGGACAGCCCTACCCTGGCTACCCCCAGCAACCCCCTCAGCAGCAGCCCTACTACCCTCAGCAATaa